TGTGACGTCCCTCACCGCCGAGGTCCGGGCCGCCGTGGAGGCCACCTTCGCCCACGTCCCGGATGAGCTCCCCTCCCATCCCACCTTCTTCGAGGTGACGACGGCCCTCGCCTTCCTCCACTTCGCCCGTGCTGGCGCCGAGTGGGCGGTGGTGGAGGTGGGGCTGGGTGGCCGCTACGACGCGACGAACGTCCTCGCCCCGGATCTCACCGTCATCACCAATGTGGCCGTCGAGCACCAGGACCTGTTGGGGGAGAGCCTCGAGGCCATTGCGGCGGAGAAGGCGGGGATCGTGAAACCGGGCATCCCCCTGGTGACGGCCGCCACGGAACCGGCGCTCACGGTCCTCCGCCGGGCAGCCGAGGAGCGGGGGGCACCCCTCCTCCATGTGCCCGGCGCCTACTCCTGGCTGCGGGAGGCCCCGTTGCCCGATGGACAGGTCTTCAGCCTCCGGGGACCCAGAACCGACCGGGGAAGCCTCCGGATCAGCCTGCTCGGCCGGCACCAACTGGTGAACGCGGCGACGGCGGTGGCGGCGGCGGAAACACTGCGGGAGGGAGGCCTGACCCTGTCCGAGGAAGGCATCCGGGAGGGACTCTCCGCTGCCCGCTGGCCGGCCCGGCTCCAGGTGGTGGGGGAACGGCCCCGCCTCCTGGTGGATGGGGCCCACAACCCGGCCGCCTGCCGCGCGGTACG
This sequence is a window from Candidatus Methylomirabilis sp.. Protein-coding genes within it:
- a CDS encoding folylpolyglutamate synthase/dihydrofolate synthase family protein, yielding MTYPDALQYLYGLQRLGIKLGLENIRRLLQALGNPERAFRAVHVGGTNGKGSTAAMLAAVLQAAGLRVGLYTSPHLLDFSERIRVNGKPIGPPAVTSLTAEVRAAVEATFAHVPDELPSHPTFFEVTTALAFLHFARAGAEWAVVEVGLGGRYDATNVLAPDLTVITNVAVEHQDLLGESLEAIAAEKAGIVKPGIPLVTAATEPALTVLRRAAEERGAPLLHVPGAYSWLREAPLPDGQVFSLRGPRTDRGSLRISLLGRHQLVNAATAVAAAETLREGGLTLSEEGIREGLSAARWPARLQVVGERPRLLVDGAHNPAACRAVRDFLEEEAPGRRLLVFGALKDKDWGQMLKILLPAFAAAILCRPPSDRAADPASLVEAARGLCPHVEVVPEVRDALARARALARPEDAILVTGSLFTAGAALADLGR